The genomic DNA CTGCGACGTGGCCAAAACTCAGCCGCGAATCCGTCTGCGCGTATGTGTACGTGCGCATGCGAATCTCGGGGTAGAACGCACGAAAGCGGGAATCTGGTCGTGCACCTGTCACGTTCTCGGCAAATGTCTCCATCAGGAACGTCACCGCAATTCCGTAAAGTTCCTGCAAACGTTCGACGGCGGCCCGTGCATCCCTGAATTCCTGCGCGACTGGAACTTCAGGAGAGATAACAGGAAGATGTAGATCTGATTTCATCATAGGATGGGCCTCCGATAATTCTTATGTCCGTTTATGCAAAAAGCCGCAGAATAAACTGCGGCATGCGTTGTCATATGTACGTGTGTATTCATGCACCATAATGCCACCAGAATATGACACTCCGCAAGACCTGGCCCGACGTCATGACAATGTCGCTTTTCCACTAGTCAGCCGCGCGTCGCTCGTGTTGGCTGGCAAAAAGGAGAACCGCCATGACCGTCACCGATCTAAAACCGAACCTGTCGAACTGGAAAGACCGCGTTGATCTCGCTGCTGCCTTCCGCTGGACGGCGCGGCTGAACATGCACGAAGGGGTCGCAAACCACTTTAGCTTCGCCATAAATGACGACGGTACGCAGTTTCTAATGAACCCCAATCAAATGCACTTCAGCCGTATCAAGGCGAGCGATATGATTGTGGTGGACGCCAACGACCCCGAAACCCTAACCGGTCCCAACGCCCCTGATCCCACCGCATGGGGTTTGCACGGCGGCATCCACCGCCATTGTCCCCACGCGCGTTGTGCAATGCACGTCCATTCAATTCATGCGACCGTACTGGCAACACTCAAGGACAGCCGCCTGCTGCCCATCGATCAAAACTGCGCGACATTCTTCAACCGCTACGTGATCGATGATCACTACGGCGGTCTCGCGTTTGAAGAAGAAGGGACTCGTTGCGCTGGCTTGCTGACTGACCCGAAACAAAAAGTCATGATTATGGGCAACCACGGCATCATGATCATCGGCGCAACAGTCGCTGAAACCTTCAACCGTCTGTATTATTTCGAACGCGCAGCGGAAACCTACATCCGCGCGCTGCAAACCGGCCAGCCCCTGCGCGTGTTGTCTGACGAGATTGCGGAAAAAACCGCGCAAGAACTTGAAGACTATCCCGAACAGGACGAACGCCACCTGTCCGAACTCAAGGCGATCCTCGACGCCGAAGGTTCAACCTATGCCAACTGACGCTAGTCCTCCAAAGCGACAGGAATGGAACCATCTGCCAGACACGCCCATCGTGGTGTCACCCCTGTGGCAATGGCCGCCCAAACCGCTTGCCGTGGCCAAATGGTATTTCGACAGCTGGTTTTTCATCACCGTTAACCTCACCATCGTCGCAATCTCATTCGCCGCATTTTATTGGGCAAGCCCGACGCTAGACCAAACTGCAACATTCAGCCCCGTCTGGATGGCTGCAATATGGCTGCGAAACGCCGTAACAGTGACCGTTTTAGCTGGGGTTCTGCATCTGTGGTTCCATAAATATGCTGGCCAAGGCACCGAGTTGAAATTTGACCCACGCCCGTTTCCCCGCAATGGTCGCATGTTCACGTTCAACAGTCAGCTGCGCGACAATATGTTCTGGACGATCGCGTCTGGCGTGACAATCTGGTCGGCATTGGAATGTGTGATGTGGTGGGCCATGGCAAACGGTTACGCGTCTGTGATCACCTTTGAAACCAACCCGATCTGGTTCATCGCGATCTTCTTTCTCATCCCCGTCTGGGAGAGCTTTTATTTCTACTGGATGCACCGCTTCTTGCATACAAATTTCATGTACCGCTTTCACGCTTTGCACCATCGTAACAGCGACATCGGGCCATGGTCCGGCATGTCGATGCATCCCGTAGAACACGCTTTCTACTTTGGCTCGGTCCTCATCCACTTCGCGATCGCGTCGCACCCCGTGCACATAATTTTCCATCTGATGTTCTATGGCTTGCTGGCAATCACATCGCACACAGGGTTCGAGGGTGTGCTGTTTCGCAACAAGAAACGCCTGCACCTGGGCAACTTTCACCACCAAATCCATCATCGCTACTTTGAATGCAATTATGGCAACCTCGACGTTCCGTGGGATATCTTGTTTGGCAGCTGGCATGACGGCACGGCGGACGGCAAAGCGCGGCTCGCGGAACGCCTAAAAGCGCGCAAGAGGACATGAACATGAATTACGGCCTGACCGAAGAGCATCACATGATTGCGGACACCGTCCGCAGCTTCGTCGAAAAAGAAATCTACCCGCACGAAGACCTCGTTGAACGTACAGGTGAAGTCCCGCAAGACATCGCGGATGAGATTAAGCGCAAGACAATTGAACTCGGCTTCTACGCCTGCAATTTCCCCGAAAGTGCGGGTGGTGCGGGTCTAAATCACGTTGAATTTGCACTTGTTGAACGCGAACTTGGGCGCGGATCGATGGCGCTTAATCATTTCTTCGGCCGCCCGCAGAACATCCTCATGGCCTGTGATGGCGACCAGATTGAACGGTATCGCGACCCCGCCGTGCGCGGTGAACGGATGGACGCGCTGGCGATGACTGAACCCGGTGCGGGATCGGACGTGCGCGGCATGAAATGTTCAGCCGTGCGCGATGGTGGTGATTGGGTGCTTAACGGGACCAAACACTTCATCTCTGGCGCGGATCACGCCGATTTCCTGATCGTGTTTGTGGCCACGGGGGAGGATCAAACCCCGCGCGGCCCCAAGAAACGCATCACCACATTTCTCGTGGATCGCGGCACACCCGGTTTCACCATTCGCGACGGATACAAGTCCGTGTCGCATCGTGGTTATAAAAACATGATCCTCGATTTTGACGATTGCCGACTACCAAACGCACAGGTCTTAGGCGAAGTCGACGGTGGCTTTGCTGTAATGAACGAATGGCTCTACGCGACGCGCATCACTGTCGCGACAATGTCCGTTGGCCGCGCACGGCGTGTCTTTGATTATGCGCTCAACTATGCGGCAGAACGCGAACAGTTCGGTCAGAAGATTGGCAAGTTCCAAGGCATCAGTTTTCAGCTCGCCGATATGATCACCGAAATCGACGCGGCAGATTTGCTGACCCTTGCAGCCGCAGACAGGCTCGACAAAGGGCTTCCAGCCAACCGTGAAATTGCATCTGCGAAACTCTATGCGTCAGAAATGCTGGGCCGTGTCACCGATGCGGCGATCCAAGTTCATGGTGGCATGGGTCTGATGGACGATTTCCCGCTTGAACGCTTCTGGCGCGATGCCCGCGTCGAACGTATCTGGGACGGAACATCCGAAATCCAACGCCACATCATAAGCCGCGAAATGCTGCGGGCTCTTGGTGCATGACGCACAACTTATCGAGACTACTTCGCCCCAAAAGCGTTGCTGTGATCGGTGGCGGTGCGTGGTGTCGCGCCGTGATCGAACAGCTTCAGAAGTTAAAATTCAGTGGTGATATCTGGCCAATTCACCCCAGCGCCCGCGAAATCTGTGGCCTGCCAACCCACCCATCGGTGCACGACCTGCCGGATATTCCTGACGCTGCATTCATCGGCATCAACCGCGATGCGACCATCGAAGTCGTTGCGCAGCTATCGAAAATTAGCGTTGGTGGCGCCATCTGTTTCGCAAGTGGTTTTAGCGAAACAGATGGCGGTCAGAACGCCAACGCGCGCCTGCTAAAAGCAGCCGCCAACATGCCAATTCTTGGTCCCAATTGCTATGGCATGATCAACGCGCTGGATGGTGCTTCGCTTTGGCCAGATCAGCATGGGTGTTTGCCTGTTGATCGTGGTCTGGCGATCCTGACGCAAAGCTCCAACATCGCCATTAACCTCACGATGCAACAACGCGGCTTGCCAATCGCCTATGTCGTGACATGTGGAAATCAGGCGCAGCTGTCGATGGCGCAGATCGCTGATGCCTTGCTTGATGACCCCCGCGTTACAGCGATTGGCCTACATATCGAAGGGTTCAGTGACCTTGTGGCATGGCAGGCCCTTGCCCGCAAAGCCTACGCAAAAGGCATTCCGCTGGTCGCGTTGAAAGTTGGAAAATCCATTGAGGCGCAGAGCGCCACGATCTCACATACAGCGTCATTGGCTGGCAGCGACGCAGGCGCAACCGCGCTCTTGCAACATCTCGGTATCGCGCGGGTTGATGACCTCCCAACATTATTGGAAACGTTGAAAATCTTGCACGTCGCCGGTCCCCTCCCATCTGGGCAGATCGCGTCTATCAGTTGTTCTGGCGGGGAGGCTAGCCTGATCGCCGATATGGCATACGACACGGCGCTTACCTTCCCCCCTTTGACAGATCTGCAAGAAAAACGTCTCTTGGCAGCGCTCGGCCCCAAGGTCGCATTGGCCAATCCGCTGGACTATCACACATATGTTTGGCGTGACATCGGGGCTATGACACGCACCTTTTCCGCTATGATAGTGACTGAAATCGCGATCACATTCTTGATTGTGGATTTCCCACGTGGCGACATATGTGACCCGTCAGATTGGGAATGCGCGATCCAATCGGCGCTGGACACGCGCGCTGCAACAGGTGGGACAATCGCTATGGTCGCGACCCTGACCGAACTCATGCCTGAACACGTTGCCCGCCGATTGATGACAGGCGGTATCATTCCAATGGGCGGTATCCGTGAGGCTTTGGCCGCAACGCAAGCCGCTCATCAGCGCGCACCAAGGTCCGCCGACCTAGTCGTTGCGACCGCATCAATGCCTGC from Octadecabacter antarcticus 307 includes the following:
- a CDS encoding class II aldolase and adducin N-terminal domain-containing protein; this translates as MTVTDLKPNLSNWKDRVDLAAAFRWTARLNMHEGVANHFSFAINDDGTQFLMNPNQMHFSRIKASDMIVVDANDPETLTGPNAPDPTAWGLHGGIHRHCPHARCAMHVHSIHATVLATLKDSRLLPIDQNCATFFNRYVIDDHYGGLAFEEEGTRCAGLLTDPKQKVMIMGNHGIMIIGATVAETFNRLYYFERAAETYIRALQTGQPLRVLSDEIAEKTAQELEDYPEQDERHLSELKAILDAEGSTYAN
- a CDS encoding sterol desaturase family protein, with amino-acid sequence MPTDASPPKRQEWNHLPDTPIVVSPLWQWPPKPLAVAKWYFDSWFFITVNLTIVAISFAAFYWASPTLDQTATFSPVWMAAIWLRNAVTVTVLAGVLHLWFHKYAGQGTELKFDPRPFPRNGRMFTFNSQLRDNMFWTIASGVTIWSALECVMWWAMANGYASVITFETNPIWFIAIFFLIPVWESFYFYWMHRFLHTNFMYRFHALHHRNSDIGPWSGMSMHPVEHAFYFGSVLIHFAIASHPVHIIFHLMFYGLLAITSHTGFEGVLFRNKKRLHLGNFHHQIHHRYFECNYGNLDVPWDILFGSWHDGTADGKARLAERLKARKRT
- a CDS encoding acyl-CoA dehydrogenase family protein, coding for MNYGLTEEHHMIADTVRSFVEKEIYPHEDLVERTGEVPQDIADEIKRKTIELGFYACNFPESAGGAGLNHVEFALVERELGRGSMALNHFFGRPQNILMACDGDQIERYRDPAVRGERMDALAMTEPGAGSDVRGMKCSAVRDGGDWVLNGTKHFISGADHADFLIVFVATGEDQTPRGPKKRITTFLVDRGTPGFTIRDGYKSVSHRGYKNMILDFDDCRLPNAQVLGEVDGGFAVMNEWLYATRITVATMSVGRARRVFDYALNYAAEREQFGQKIGKFQGISFQLADMITEIDAADLLTLAAADRLDKGLPANREIASAKLYASEMLGRVTDAAIQVHGGMGLMDDFPLERFWRDARVERIWDGTSEIQRHIISREMLRALGA
- a CDS encoding acetate--CoA ligase family protein, with the translated sequence MTHNLSRLLRPKSVAVIGGGAWCRAVIEQLQKLKFSGDIWPIHPSAREICGLPTHPSVHDLPDIPDAAFIGINRDATIEVVAQLSKISVGGAICFASGFSETDGGQNANARLLKAAANMPILGPNCYGMINALDGASLWPDQHGCLPVDRGLAILTQSSNIAINLTMQQRGLPIAYVVTCGNQAQLSMAQIADALLDDPRVTAIGLHIEGFSDLVAWQALARKAYAKGIPLVALKVGKSIEAQSATISHTASLAGSDAGATALLQHLGIARVDDLPTLLETLKILHVAGPLPSGQIASISCSGGEASLIADMAYDTALTFPPLTDLQEKRLLAALGPKVALANPLDYHTYVWRDIGAMTRTFSAMIVTEIAITFLIVDFPRGDICDPSDWECAIQSALDTRAATGGTIAMVATLTELMPEHVARRLMTGGIIPMGGIREALAATQAAHQRAPRSADLVVATASMPAETLSEADAKRALEKVGVMVPKLRTGDLETLATHADIEQGPFVLKSIGAAHKSEAGGVALSLTSGDAVRNAGAKMSTKDFILEEMITDSVAEILVGIVKDPAHGFVITIGAGGINAELMQDTASVLMPASRECLKQTLNTLKVAKILNGYRNQPTGDINAMLDAIDAIQSYVLANLDTIEEVEVNPLIITQTRAVAADALIRKRHD